Proteins encoded together in one Anaerosporomusa subterranea window:
- a CDS encoding ABC transporter substrate-binding protein, with protein MLRNLRQKKMIALAVGAILTMGVFAGCGGEKKEAGSEKAKVYQIGVLQMVQHGALDDSNKGFVDGLASKGYKDGANIKIDQQNAQGDQSNLKTISQRFVNNKVDLIFAIATPAAQIVANETRTIPIVGAAIVDYKTAKLVQSNEKPGGNVTGTTNYNPPKRQIDLALKLFPNAKTVGALYTSSELNAQLQVKAMKEYAAEKGLTVIEATVSNVNDIQQAAQSLLGKADFIYCPTDNNLASAMSNVAKITVPAKMPVFVGDETMVKTGGTAGISVNFYKLGFQAGEMAADILSGKSKTADMPIGSQAEVKVIINKEAAKAIGLIIPEELMKEAK; from the coding sequence ATGTTGAGAAATTTAAGACAGAAAAAAATGATCGCCTTAGCAGTAGGAGCTATATTAACGATGGGTGTTTTTGCTGGCTGCGGCGGTGAAAAAAAGGAAGCAGGTTCAGAAAAGGCTAAGGTCTACCAGATTGGCGTTCTCCAAATGGTGCAGCATGGTGCTTTAGACGACTCTAACAAAGGCTTTGTGGACGGACTTGCTTCTAAGGGTTATAAAGACGGTGCAAACATTAAAATTGATCAGCAGAATGCACAGGGCGATCAATCAAATTTAAAAACCATTAGCCAACGTTTTGTTAATAACAAAGTGGATTTGATTTTCGCCATTGCTACACCGGCAGCACAGATTGTTGCGAATGAAACAAGAACAATCCCTATTGTGGGAGCCGCGATTGTAGATTACAAGACCGCAAAACTGGTTCAATCCAATGAAAAACCTGGTGGAAATGTTACCGGGACAACGAATTACAATCCTCCAAAGAGACAGATTGACTTAGCACTTAAACTTTTTCCGAATGCAAAAACAGTGGGTGCATTATATACCTCCAGTGAATTAAATGCTCAGTTACAAGTCAAGGCAATGAAAGAATATGCCGCTGAAAAGGGTTTGACTGTTATTGAAGCTACCGTTTCAAACGTAAATGATATTCAACAGGCAGCGCAGAGTTTACTTGGTAAAGCGGATTTCATCTATTGTCCAACAGATAATAATTTAGCTTCCGCCATGTCCAATGTTGCCAAGATAACGGTACCTGCAAAGATGCCGGTTTTTGTTGGCGATGAAACCATGGTTAAGACCGGTGGAACAGCGGGCATTTCAGTAAACTTCTATAAACTTGGTTTCCAAGCCGGTGAAATGGCAGCCGACATACTTTCGGGCAAGTCAAAAACAGCTGATATGCCGATAGGTTCGCAAGCAGAGGTAAAGGTTATTATCAACAAAGAAGCAGCTAAAGCGATTGGTCTAATCATACCGGAAGAACTGATGAAAGAGGCTAAGTAA
- a CDS encoding ABC transporter permease, whose product MSDLIVSTVAQGLLWSVMAIGLYLTFRTLLIADLSVEGTFPLGAAVAAVLLDEKHSPATAIFAAGIAGMLAGAVTGLLHTKLKIPALLAGILTMIALYSVNLRVMGKANLSLLNTDTVYTSLAFLNLSPNMTTFVVGLIIAVLIPVLLYMFFGTEIGMALRATGNNPQMIRAMGVNTDNMLLLGLVISNGLVAVAGAFIAQNNGFADVGMGVGTIVIGLASVIIGEVLFGSKSVKNSLISVVLGSIVYRIVIAVVLYLGMPPNDLKLFTAILVAIALSLPLFKAKWDSRKVGVKCYE is encoded by the coding sequence ATGAGTGATTTAATAGTTTCTACTGTAGCCCAGGGACTGCTTTGGTCCGTGATGGCTATAGGTTTATATTTGACTTTCCGCACGTTACTTATTGCGGATTTAAGTGTGGAAGGCACCTTCCCGCTGGGAGCTGCCGTTGCGGCGGTACTGTTGGATGAAAAACACAGCCCTGCAACTGCTATTTTTGCAGCAGGCATAGCCGGTATGCTGGCAGGCGCTGTTACCGGGTTATTGCATACAAAATTGAAAATACCCGCATTGTTAGCGGGCATTTTGACTATGATTGCATTATATTCAGTAAATTTACGAGTTATGGGGAAAGCGAACTTATCTTTGTTAAATACCGATACGGTATATACATCTTTAGCATTTTTAAATTTATCACCGAATATGACTACGTTCGTGGTTGGTCTTATCATTGCCGTATTAATCCCAGTCTTGTTATATATGTTCTTTGGTACAGAAATAGGGATGGCTTTGCGGGCTACCGGCAATAATCCTCAAATGATACGGGCAATGGGGGTTAATACAGATAATATGTTATTACTGGGGCTAGTGATCAGTAACGGCCTGGTAGCTGTAGCGGGAGCCTTTATCGCACAGAACAACGGCTTTGCCGATGTTGGTATGGGCGTAGGTACAATCGTAATTGGTCTTGCCTCCGTTATTATTGGGGAAGTGTTATTCGGCTCAAAAAGCGTTAAAAATTCTCTGATTTCTGTTGTGTTGGGCTCCATTGTTTATCGTATTGTTATTGCGGTTGTATTGTATCTAGGCATGCCGCCAAACGATCTGAAGCTATTCACCGCTATTTTGGTTGCGATTGCTTTATCCTTACCTTTGTTCAAAGCAAAATGGGATAGCAGAAAGGTGGGGGTGAAATGTTACGAGTAG